In Flavobacteriales bacterium, the following proteins share a genomic window:
- the rplV gene encoding 50S ribosomal protein L22, with product MGARKKISAEKIKESRKSKGLAVLKDCPTSPRKMRLMADLIRGVDVLKALHILQHHPMHSSKNMEKVLRSAIANWEAKNEGQSAETLVVKEVMVDGARALKRLRPAPQGRAYRVRKRSNHVTIVVDSNNN from the coding sequence ATGGGTGCAAGAAAAAAAATAAGTGCCGAGAAGATTAAGGAATCAAGAAAGTCTAAAGGACTTGCAGTTCTTAAGGACTGTCCAACTTCTCCTCGTAAGATGCGCCTTATGGCCGATCTTATCCGCGGTGTAGATGTTCTTAAAGCTCTTCACATTTTGCAACACCATCCCATGCATTCTTCCAAGAACATGGAGAAGGTTCTTCGTTCAGCTATCGCTAACTGGGAAGCAAAAAATGAAGGTCAAAGTGCAGAAACACTTGTAGTAAAAGAAGTAATGGTAGATGGTGCGCGTGCACTGAAGCGTTTACGTCCTGCTCCACAGGGTCGTGCGTACAGAGTTCGCAAGCGTTCTAATCACGTTACGATAGTAGTAGATTCTAATAACAATTAA
- the rpsS gene encoding 30S ribosomal protein S19 → MSRSLKKPPFVHYKLAKRVTEQQASGKKTVLKTWSRSSTITPEFVGLTFAVHNGNKFIPVYVTENMVGHKLGEFAPTRTYRGHAGNKKDKGSK, encoded by the coding sequence ATGAGCCGCTCGCTTAAAAAACCACCATTCGTACACTATAAGCTTGCAAAGCGTGTCACTGAACAGCAGGCATCTGGTAAGAAGACAGTACTAAAAACTTGGTCACGTTCTTCAACCATTACCCCTGAGTTCGTTGGATTAACTTTTGCGGTACACAACGGGAATAAGTTTATTCCGGTTTATGTTACAGAGAACATGGTAGGACACAAACTTGGAGAATTTGCTCCAACTCGTACTTACCGTGGTCACGCAGGTAACAAAAAAGATAAAGGAAGTAAGTAA